The Novosphingobium kaempferiae genome includes a window with the following:
- a CDS encoding CaiB/BaiF CoA-transferase family protein yields MLDDGFNFAAGPLAGLTVLDMLDRPVSAITRIYAQLGARVIQLQRDETPSVPSDGREAIARAVADAGKERICIDPDTADGEARLRSLAQQADLVIVSYPPAAGLNSVQQRLSAGLADRAAWMTVSMFGTGNACSDWQATDPVLHALSSELSRSGLAGRAPLLPPGKLAFNCAMSQAAYVGMAALYAAQATGRGDHIDFSILDGAVQGLDPGFGLAGSATLGRPARNLPPGRPEPGTLYPIFPCADGHVRLCVLAPRQWQNMHRWLGSPVEFSGPEYNRIDVRQASGELALCLADFFADRSWSDLESEGARQGVPISGVLSLEECLATDHVKTRGVIGEYPLTDGRVLRMPRGVIGIDRGVQTRQEAAGEPKRRGRGTPAQPLAGLKVLDLGVIVVGGEQSRLLADLGADVVKIESASFPDGTRHTYLPTGLSVGFAAGHRNKRSLGLDLRHPDGKALFLQLAEEADVILSNFKPGTMESLGFGYDAIRRVNPGIIMVDSSAFGADGPWAGRMGYGPLVRAASGLTSKWCYPDDAQAYSDTVTIYPDHAAARYGTVAVLALLYRKLHTGEGGTASIAQLDVMLDHFAAEIAGQDQGITDWETPGDAPWGVFPARGDDAWCVVTVRGDDDWQALATVIQPVDAPWPSAFADREARLQHRAYIEECVRGWMSGQGADEAMHRLQAAGVPAAKMLRIADLPEFPYFRERGLLRVEHHPHLAEEVIAERFHAVSANIGELPSTPAPLMGEHSLEVVRDWLALSEEEIDRLVVAKVLRGVAPDIAGMVARGEGRGEDIAA; encoded by the coding sequence ATGTTGGATGACGGCTTCAATTTCGCCGCCGGGCCGCTCGCGGGGCTGACGGTTCTCGATATGCTGGACAGGCCGGTGAGCGCGATCACGCGCATCTATGCCCAATTGGGCGCGCGCGTGATCCAGCTTCAGCGCGATGAAACGCCGTCCGTCCCGTCCGATGGCCGGGAGGCGATCGCGCGGGCCGTGGCGGATGCCGGTAAAGAGCGCATATGCATCGATCCCGATACCGCCGATGGCGAAGCGCGGCTGCGCAGTCTGGCACAGCAGGCGGATCTCGTCATCGTGAGCTATCCACCGGCGGCGGGGCTGAATAGCGTTCAGCAGCGTCTGTCGGCAGGGCTTGCCGACCGCGCTGCGTGGATGACCGTCAGCATGTTCGGCACCGGCAATGCCTGTTCCGACTGGCAGGCGACCGATCCTGTTCTGCATGCCCTTTCGAGCGAACTGTCCCGTTCCGGGCTCGCCGGGCGCGCGCCACTGCTGCCGCCCGGAAAGCTGGCCTTCAATTGCGCGATGTCGCAGGCCGCCTACGTCGGGATGGCGGCGCTCTATGCCGCGCAGGCGACGGGGCGCGGCGATCACATCGATTTCTCGATTCTGGACGGTGCGGTGCAGGGGCTTGATCCCGGCTTCGGTCTGGCCGGCAGCGCGACGTTGGGGCGGCCCGCCCGGAACCTTCCGCCCGGCCGCCCCGAGCCGGGAACGCTCTATCCGATCTTCCCTTGCGCCGATGGCCATGTGCGCCTGTGCGTGCTGGCGCCCCGGCAATGGCAGAACATGCACCGCTGGCTTGGTTCTCCGGTAGAGTTTTCCGGACCGGAGTATAACCGTATCGATGTGCGGCAGGCGTCAGGCGAACTGGCCCTATGCCTCGCGGACTTCTTCGCCGACCGCAGCTGGAGTGATCTGGAGAGCGAGGGGGCCCGGCAGGGCGTGCCCATTTCCGGCGTTCTGTCCCTTGAAGAGTGCCTCGCGACCGATCACGTGAAGACGCGCGGGGTGATTGGGGAATACCCGCTCACCGATGGCCGTGTCCTGCGCATGCCGCGCGGGGTGATCGGCATAGACCGCGGCGTTCAGACGCGACAGGAAGCGGCTGGCGAACCCAAGCGCAGGGGCCGGGGCACGCCTGCGCAGCCCCTGGCGGGCCTGAAGGTGCTCGACCTTGGCGTGATCGTGGTCGGCGGCGAGCAGAGCCGGCTGCTTGCCGATCTGGGCGCAGACGTCGTGAAGATCGAAAGCGCGTCTTTCCCGGATGGCACGCGGCACACCTATCTGCCCACCGGGCTGTCGGTGGGGTTTGCCGCAGGGCACCGGAACAAGCGCAGCCTCGGCCTTGATCTTCGCCATCCGGACGGCAAGGCGCTGTTCCTGCAGTTGGCCGAGGAAGCGGACGTCATCCTGTCCAATTTCAAGCCGGGAACGATGGAATCGCTGGGCTTTGGCTACGACGCGATCCGCCGGGTCAATCCGGGTATCATCATGGTCGACAGCAGTGCGTTCGGCGCGGATGGGCCCTGGGCGGGCCGCATGGGCTATGGCCCGCTCGTCAGGGCGGCTTCGGGCCTGACAAGCAAGTGGTGCTATCCGGATGACGCGCAGGCCTACAGCGACACCGTGACGATCTATCCCGACCATGCAGCCGCGCGCTACGGCACCGTCGCGGTGCTGGCGCTGCTGTACCGCAAGCTGCACACGGGCGAGGGGGGAACGGCGTCCATCGCGCAGCTGGACGTGATGCTCGATCACTTCGCGGCAGAGATCGCCGGGCAGGATCAGGGGATCACGGATTGGGAAACGCCCGGCGATGCGCCCTGGGGCGTATTCCCGGCGCGGGGCGACGATGCGTGGTGCGTGGTCACGGTGCGGGGCGACGACGACTGGCAGGCGCTGGCGACGGTGATCCAACCGGTCGATGCGCCATGGCCGTCAGCCTTTGCCGATCGCGAGGCACGATTGCAGCACCGGGCTTACATCGAGGAATGCGTGCGTGGGTGGATGTCCGGTCAGGGTGCGGACGAGGCGATGCACAGGCTTCAGGCCGCCGGCGTTCCTGCGGCGAAAATGCTGCGGATCGCGGACCTGCCGGAATTTCCCTACTTTCGTGAGCGCGGCCTGCTGCGCGTCGAGCATCACCCCCATCTGGCCGAAGAGGTGATTGCCGAACGGTTTCACGCCGTATCGGCCAATATCGGCGAATTGCCCAGCACGCCCGCACCCTTGATGGGGGAGCATAGCCTCGAGGTCGTGCGCGACTGGCTGGCACTTTCCGAAGAGGAGATTGATCGCCTCGTCGTGGCCAAGGTGCTGCGGGGAGTGGCGCCGGACATCGCGGGTATGGTCGCACGCGGCGAGGGGCGTGGTGAGGACATCGCCGCCTGA
- a CDS encoding TonB-dependent receptor translates to MKIGQPVPATLAARQEKCALIQTGEAARANGNNEGRDNTMKKRYLLAASMVAISASPAFGQSGTQSAPQPSAQTGADAVGIGEIIVTARARSESLQTVPVAVAAMDAAMIERSFIPDVDSIERFMPNVELGRHPFTGGGMSASIRGISFGDLDRAFEPAVAVSIDGVFLASNTGAMMDTFDLQSVEVLRGPQGTLFGRNTIGGVISIKRTKPTMDWGLKGQVTVGSYGVREYKAIANAPIVEDAVGLKIGGYRERSDSFTRRLSDGKHEDGIDRYSLFGALRVKPSDTFDATLSIDHINDKSHYPSLVPMSASNQTFCIAFGACIGTQGQTIRDSGYKVALSDYPFFSTLRHTSGTLNAKLDAIDGISIESITNYTKQRDSLNVENTGGAPLASGAQIYIARRDQTASQFSQELRAISNFGGAFDFVAGLFYMKSKFDLVASAAVAGAPSQLYDAGQNLDAYAAYAEAYIEPVDRLHLTIGGRYTYEQKEFYIRFRNPTSGAITGQCPDATSPYGPCSDPSVTFRKFTPRVTVDFRFTPDIMIYAGWSRGYRSGGWNSRATVTTAIGPYDPETVDSYEAGLRTSFWGNRARANVTIFRAEYKDKQEEVISASPTNPLLTQTQVQNAASATLQGVEGEFQLAPTGWLNFRAAVGYIDGKYDSFLSGGVDIKNMRNLRYAPKWSVSFGGDATIPLDATGGELLLNANYKWTDKFATSIIRDTTGLNRDFINDYATVDASIGYRHELDDRKKFNLSVFVQNAFHSDGRLYRKVITGPFAFASREVARTWGISLGFEY, encoded by the coding sequence TTGAAGATCGGACAGCCCGTGCCGGCAACCTTGGCGGCGCGACAGGAAAAGTGCGCGCTGATCCAGACTGGTGAGGCGGCTCGGGCCAACGGCAATAACGAGGGGAGAGATAACACAATGAAAAAGAGATACCTGCTCGCGGCCAGCATGGTCGCCATCAGCGCATCGCCGGCATTTGGGCAATCGGGGACTCAATCCGCACCGCAGCCCAGCGCCCAGACCGGCGCGGATGCCGTGGGGATCGGCGAGATCATCGTCACCGCCCGCGCGCGCTCGGAATCGTTGCAGACCGTGCCTGTCGCCGTGGCGGCGATGGATGCCGCGATGATCGAGCGCAGCTTCATTCCCGATGTGGATTCGATCGAGCGCTTCATGCCGAACGTCGAACTGGGGCGGCATCCCTTTACCGGGGGCGGCATGTCTGCGTCCATTCGCGGTATCAGCTTCGGCGATCTGGACCGGGCTTTTGAACCTGCCGTTGCTGTGTCGATCGACGGCGTCTTCCTCGCCTCGAACACAGGCGCGATGATGGACACCTTCGACCTGCAATCGGTCGAGGTCCTGCGCGGTCCTCAGGGAACGCTGTTCGGGCGCAACACCATCGGCGGCGTCATCAGCATCAAGCGTACGAAACCGACCATGGACTGGGGCCTAAAGGGGCAGGTCACGGTCGGCAGCTATGGCGTGCGCGAATACAAGGCCATCGCCAACGCGCCCATCGTCGAGGATGCCGTCGGCCTCAAGATCGGTGGCTACCGCGAGCGCAGCGACAGCTTCACGCGGCGCCTCAGCGACGGAAAGCATGAGGATGGCATCGATCGCTACTCGCTCTTCGGGGCACTGCGGGTGAAGCCCAGCGACACGTTCGACGCGACGCTGTCGATCGATCATATCAACGACAAGTCGCACTATCCCAGCCTGGTGCCGATGTCGGCCAGCAATCAGACTTTCTGTATCGCGTTCGGAGCCTGCATTGGAACGCAAGGCCAGACGATCCGGGACAGCGGCTATAAGGTCGCGCTCAGCGACTACCCGTTCTTCTCCACCCTGCGGCATACCTCGGGGACGTTGAACGCGAAGCTCGACGCGATCGACGGCATTTCGATCGAATCCATCACCAACTACACAAAGCAGCGCGACTCGCTCAACGTGGAGAACACCGGCGGGGCTCCGCTGGCGAGCGGCGCGCAAATCTATATCGCGCGGCGCGATCAGACAGCCAGCCAGTTCAGCCAGGAATTGCGGGCGATCAGCAACTTTGGCGGCGCCTTCGATTTCGTGGCGGGCCTGTTCTACATGAAATCGAAGTTCGATCTCGTCGCGTCCGCAGCCGTCGCCGGCGCGCCCTCGCAGCTTTACGACGCGGGCCAGAACCTCGACGCCTATGCCGCCTACGCGGAAGCTTACATCGAGCCGGTCGATCGCCTGCACCTGACCATTGGCGGGCGCTACACGTACGAGCAGAAGGAATTCTACATCCGCTTCCGCAATCCCACCAGCGGCGCGATCACCGGCCAGTGCCCCGATGCCACCTCACCTTACGGTCCTTGCTCGGACCCGTCCGTCACGTTCCGCAAGTTTACCCCGCGTGTAACCGTCGATTTTCGGTTCACGCCCGATATCATGATCTATGCGGGCTGGTCGCGTGGCTACCGCTCGGGCGGATGGAACAGCCGCGCTACTGTCACCACCGCGATCGGGCCTTACGACCCGGAAACCGTGGACAGCTACGAAGCGGGTCTGCGCACCAGCTTCTGGGGGAACCGCGCCCGCGCGAACGTCACTATCTTCCGCGCCGAGTATAAGGACAAGCAGGAAGAGGTTATCAGCGCTTCGCCGACCAATCCGCTGCTCACGCAGACACAGGTCCAGAACGCCGCATCGGCAACCCTGCAGGGTGTCGAGGGTGAATTCCAGCTGGCGCCTACCGGCTGGCTGAACTTCCGCGCGGCCGTCGGCTACATCGATGGAAAGTACGATTCCTTCCTATCCGGCGGCGTCGACATCAAGAACATGCGCAATCTGCGCTATGCGCCGAAATGGTCGGTCAGCTTCGGCGGCGACGCCACGATCCCGCTCGATGCGACCGGTGGCGAACTGCTGCTGAACGCCAACTACAAATGGACCGACAAGTTCGCGACCTCGATCATCCGCGATACCACCGGACTGAACCGCGATTTCATCAACGATTATGCGACCGTGGATGCCTCGATTGGCTATCGACACGAACTGGATGATCGCAAGAAGTTCAATCTCTCGGTCTTCGTGCAGAACGCCTTCCACAGCGATGGCCGCCTGTATCGCAAGGTGATCACCGGCCCCTTCGCGTTCGCAAGCCGCGAGGTCGCCCGCACTTGGGGGATTTCGTTAGGCTTCGAATACTAA
- a CDS encoding cytochrome P450 produces the protein MTDPNGAPTMAPGTASIPTHVPRDRVIDFDVFSPPGSQADYFGAWMRLLNGPDLVWTTANGGHWIAAGGSTVRGIWEDAMRFSNEALAVTPGLGEVMQFIPLQQDAPEHKPFRSAVMKGFAHQYIVATEPLVREETIRLIEAIRAVGGCDFMAEFAEILPVHTFLSVIGLPPEDRVRLRPLGRQLTRPDGSMTVVELRDAADAYLEPHIRERLANPGPDLFSRILSVPIEGRAWTFEESQRMCRNLLFGGLDTVVAMLGNIMMHLARHPAEQEELREAPGMIPDAADELMRRYPTVAVTRNCVETCEIDGVTIERGDLVYLPSVLHNLDPRSFETPEKVDFARKLTQARHSTMGAGPHRCVGAALARMEVIVVMEEWLARMPAFALDEGAQTTFRAGNVGALDQLALNWQT, from the coding sequence ATGACTGATCCAAACGGGGCGCCGACAATGGCGCCCGGCACCGCGTCGATCCCGACACACGTTCCCCGCGACCGCGTGATCGATTTCGACGTGTTTTCGCCGCCAGGCTCGCAGGCGGACTATTTCGGCGCATGGATGAGGCTTCTTAACGGTCCCGACCTCGTCTGGACGACGGCCAACGGCGGCCACTGGATCGCAGCGGGTGGTTCGACCGTCCGCGGTATCTGGGAGGACGCTATGCGCTTCTCAAACGAGGCGTTGGCGGTGACGCCCGGGCTCGGCGAGGTCATGCAGTTCATTCCGCTGCAGCAGGACGCCCCCGAGCACAAGCCGTTTCGCAGCGCGGTGATGAAGGGCTTCGCGCACCAGTACATCGTCGCCACCGAGCCGCTAGTGCGTGAAGAAACAATCCGGCTGATCGAGGCCATACGCGCCGTTGGTGGTTGCGACTTCATGGCCGAATTCGCCGAGATCCTACCAGTTCATACCTTCCTTTCGGTGATCGGCTTGCCGCCCGAAGACCGGGTCCGGCTGCGGCCGCTCGGCCGCCAGTTGACACGGCCCGACGGCAGCATGACGGTCGTCGAGTTGCGCGATGCGGCGGACGCCTACCTCGAGCCCCATATCCGCGAACGGCTAGCTAACCCCGGGCCCGACCTTTTCAGCCGCATTCTTTCGGTCCCCATCGAAGGGCGCGCATGGACTTTCGAGGAGTCGCAGCGCATGTGCCGCAACCTGCTGTTCGGCGGGCTCGACACTGTCGTCGCGATGCTGGGCAACATAATGATGCACCTTGCGCGCCATCCTGCGGAGCAGGAAGAGCTGCGGGAGGCCCCGGGCATGATCCCCGATGCCGCCGATGAACTGATGCGCCGCTATCCCACCGTCGCAGTGACCCGCAACTGTGTCGAGACCTGCGAGATTGACGGCGTCACCATCGAGCGGGGCGACCTCGTTTACCTGCCCAGTGTGCTGCACAATCTCGACCCGCGCAGTTTCGAAACGCCCGAGAAGGTCGACTTTGCCCGCAAGCTGACCCAAGCCAGACACTCGACTATGGGTGCGGGACCACACCGCTGTGTAGGCGCGGCGCTTGCGCGAATGGAGGTAATCGTGGTTATGGAGGAATGGTTGGCGCGCATGCCCGCCTTCGCCCTAGACGAGGGTGCCCAGACTACATTTCGCGCTGGCAACGTGGGCGCGCTCGACCAACTTGCACTGAACTGGCAGACCTGA
- a CDS encoding PAS domain-containing protein, with the protein MVSASFRELLEKSVTGQELARTNWGNTSVGDIGGWSAPLKTLVSAVLACPTPMFLAWGDELLSFFNDAYRPILGQRAEGGIGMPFHALWHDTWTEIGPLVNRTLTGESVEMIDARLDIERQGKPVESWWTFSYSPVTNEEGVIAGLLCVTRETTQHVLATMTRQAAAEQLHAALAKGDRIGAWDWDVLNDRLTADRSFALIYNVDPVSAARGTGIAEFLGCIHPDDLPFVKAQIDATISYGDTYCAEYRILNSSGDVRWVSAQGRAVMNDDGKCVRFPGVSFDITINKKLKSHPCKTARSEHYASN; encoded by the coding sequence ATGGTGAGCGCTTCTTTCAGGGAGCTACTGGAAAAATCTGTTACTGGGCAGGAACTCGCCAGGACAAATTGGGGCAACACCTCGGTTGGAGACATCGGCGGATGGTCGGCGCCGCTGAAAACCCTGGTATCTGCCGTGCTCGCATGCCCTACTCCCATGTTCCTGGCGTGGGGGGACGAGCTACTCTCGTTCTTCAATGACGCCTACCGGCCCATCCTCGGGCAGCGTGCAGAGGGTGGCATCGGCATGCCTTTCCATGCGCTCTGGCACGATACCTGGACCGAGATCGGTCCACTCGTGAACCGAACTCTCACCGGCGAGAGTGTGGAGATGATCGATGCCCGGCTCGACATCGAGCGTCAGGGGAAGCCTGTCGAAAGTTGGTGGACGTTCAGCTATTCTCCAGTCACGAATGAAGAGGGCGTCATCGCGGGTCTTCTGTGCGTCACCCGCGAAACCACGCAGCATGTGCTTGCCACCATGACGCGGCAAGCAGCCGCCGAACAATTGCATGCAGCGCTGGCGAAAGGCGACAGGATCGGCGCCTGGGACTGGGATGTGCTCAATGACCGTCTCACGGCCGACAGGAGCTTTGCTCTGATCTACAACGTCGATCCGGTTAGCGCGGCGCGGGGTACCGGAATAGCCGAGTTTTTGGGCTGCATCCATCCGGATGACCTGCCGTTCGTGAAGGCTCAGATCGACGCTACGATAAGCTATGGCGACACTTACTGCGCCGAATACCGGATTCTGAATTCGAGCGGCGATGTGCGTTGGGTATCCGCACAGGGCAGGGCGGTGATGAATGACGACGGCAAATGCGTGCGTTTCCCGGGTGTCAGCTTCGACATTACGATCAACAAAAAACTGAAGTCACATCCGTGCAAAACAGCGCGGTCTGAGCATTACGCATCTAATTAA
- a CDS encoding LysR family transcriptional regulator, with the protein MTIDIRQVRMFVAVADALSFTRAAEKLHVAQPWLSVQIRKLEEQIGFQLFFRNRNRGVVLTRQGKEFLEPARLYVEAAHDAAEAAREILGQQAQFLKLGAPDFSGEIPARSMLIDSFESRYPRMELEIVNAWTSQLLDALAQHEIDMAFTVGPIDRRGCKILDIARYRWAVLVEAEQAAGWGAEIPLSALRGRQVASFRRKINPAFFDSFALRLAAHDIELVALPEPSTCGIRQHVEKAHIPVLVSEWHVPSFAAPNLRVVPIDEPDFNFALHLACREDDERPTVNALWGLAETFVKHSLDKNMISTAH; encoded by the coding sequence ATGACGATAGATATTCGACAGGTCCGCATGTTCGTGGCGGTTGCCGATGCGCTTTCCTTCACGCGGGCGGCCGAGAAGCTGCACGTCGCCCAGCCCTGGCTTTCGGTCCAGATCCGCAAGCTGGAGGAGCAGATCGGCTTTCAGCTGTTCTTCCGCAACCGCAACCGCGGCGTGGTCCTGACCCGGCAGGGCAAGGAGTTTCTCGAACCGGCGCGCCTTTACGTGGAGGCCGCGCACGATGCCGCTGAAGCGGCGCGCGAGATTCTCGGCCAGCAGGCGCAGTTTCTGAAGCTGGGCGCTCCGGATTTCTCGGGAGAAATACCGGCGCGCAGCATGCTGATCGACAGTTTCGAAAGCCGTTACCCGCGCATGGAGCTGGAGATCGTCAACGCCTGGACGTCGCAATTGCTGGACGCTCTGGCCCAGCACGAAATCGACATGGCCTTTACCGTCGGGCCGATCGACCGGCGTGGCTGCAAGATCCTGGATATCGCGCGCTATCGCTGGGCCGTGCTGGTCGAGGCGGAACAGGCGGCGGGCTGGGGAGCGGAAATACCGCTGTCCGCCCTTCGCGGCCGGCAGGTGGCGAGCTTCCGGCGCAAGATCAATCCGGCGTTCTTCGACAGCTTTGCCCTGCGACTGGCCGCGCATGACATCGAACTGGTGGCTCTGCCGGAGCCGTCGACCTGCGGCATTCGCCAGCATGTCGAAAAGGCGCATATCCCGGTTCTTGTCAGCGAGTGGCATGTGCCGTCGTTTGCGGCGCCCAACCTCAGGGTCGTCCCGATCGACGAGCCCGATTTCAATTTCGCGCTGCACCTTGCCTGCCGCGAAGATGATGAACGCCCGACCGTGAATGCGCTTTGGGGTCTGGCCGAAACGTTCGTGAAGCACAGCCTTGATAAGAATATGATCTCAACGGCGCACTGA
- a CDS encoding enoyl-CoA hydratase/isomerase family protein: MIEMVDDVVLFEVVDEHIGLVTLNRPAKRNAINGAVARMIDDIVKRTEADPQIWAVVITSAEGPTFCAGADLAEVAAGRGHELSTPDGGFAGFVESKRVKPWIAAVKGSALGGGLEISLACDMRVVADTTVLGLPEVKRGLMAGAGGIYRLPLQVPRAIALEMIATGEPMAADRAAAFGLVNRVVPADEVVGTALDLARAICGNAPVAVRESLQVARAAADIPEHESILATRVAFERLSQTEDYAEGPRAFVEKRAPQWTGR, encoded by the coding sequence ATGATCGAAATGGTGGATGACGTTGTGCTTTTCGAAGTCGTCGATGAGCATATCGGGCTGGTAACGCTGAACCGTCCGGCAAAGCGCAACGCGATTAACGGCGCCGTGGCGCGCATGATCGACGATATCGTCAAGCGCACGGAGGCCGATCCGCAGATCTGGGCGGTCGTCATAACCTCGGCGGAAGGCCCGACCTTCTGTGCCGGTGCCGACCTTGCCGAAGTGGCGGCAGGGCGCGGGCATGAACTCAGCACCCCGGACGGCGGCTTTGCCGGCTTCGTGGAATCGAAGCGGGTCAAGCCGTGGATTGCTGCGGTTAAAGGCAGCGCGTTGGGCGGCGGTCTGGAAATATCCCTGGCCTGCGACATGCGGGTCGTTGCCGACACCACGGTCCTGGGCCTGCCGGAAGTCAAGCGCGGGCTTATGGCGGGCGCGGGCGGCATCTACCGTCTGCCGCTTCAGGTGCCGCGCGCGATCGCCCTCGAAATGATCGCCACCGGCGAACCCATGGCGGCGGATCGAGCCGCAGCGTTTGGCCTCGTAAACCGCGTCGTGCCCGCCGACGAGGTGGTCGGAACGGCCCTCGACCTCGCTCGGGCGATCTGCGGCAATGCCCCCGTCGCGGTGCGGGAAAGCTTGCAGGTCGCGCGCGCAGCTGCGGACATTCCCGAGCACGAATCCATTCTTGCCACGCGCGTGGCCTTCGAGCGCCTGTCGCAGACGGAAGATTACGCAGAAGGGCCGCGCGCTTTCGTGGAGAAGCGCGCGCCGCAGTGGACCGGACGATGA
- a CDS encoding acetyl-CoA acetyltransferase translates to MNSNVDETRVPVLIGIGEILDRPENDLDGLDSVGLMLAALKAAEADAGVAVLDALDWLGVEDQISFPDPAPQEQLAERMAVRPAQRVKTYEASGDGPIKLINDAANLIGKGEIQIAATVGGEALRTAAKRAQAEIAAGREPPKVSISDVAEAAAKPLARLHGLFTPIDVYPLYENAARAAWGQTLAEGQAESGAIGESFSAVAAANPYAWLRKPVSAETIASATPENRMVSFPYTKMMVANSSVNMGAAILITSLAKARELGVDESRIVYVGAGAAAHEHDDFLLRDSYARATSLETTVTSALERNGLETRDIDHVELYSCFPIVPKLARRVLDWPLDKPCSVYGGLTFGGGPIGNCMMHAAARMVAKLREGGEHGLIVANGGYATHSHSMVFSRKPVPAGTFPQDYNVQPQADARRGKAPELLQTYDGPGTIETFTIPFDRYGNPRHATIVGRSPAGARFLARVPQTDAEAIAFLMSDEGQPVGAQGSVATGEDGLAIWTMA, encoded by the coding sequence ATGAATTCCAATGTCGATGAAACGAGAGTCCCGGTCCTTATCGGTATCGGCGAGATTCTCGACCGCCCCGAGAACGATCTCGACGGGCTCGATTCCGTTGGCCTGATGCTGGCGGCGCTCAAGGCGGCAGAGGCCGATGCCGGTGTGGCCGTGCTTGATGCCCTCGACTGGCTGGGCGTGGAGGATCAGATTTCCTTCCCGGACCCCGCCCCGCAGGAGCAGCTTGCCGAGCGCATGGCAGTCCGTCCCGCGCAGCGCGTCAAGACGTACGAGGCCAGCGGCGACGGGCCGATCAAGCTCATCAACGATGCCGCGAACCTGATCGGCAAGGGAGAGATTCAAATCGCGGCGACCGTAGGCGGAGAAGCCCTGCGGACCGCCGCGAAGCGCGCACAGGCCGAGATCGCGGCCGGCCGCGAGCCCCCGAAAGTCTCGATCAGCGACGTTGCCGAAGCGGCGGCCAAACCCCTGGCCCGCCTGCATGGCCTGTTCACGCCCATCGATGTCTACCCGCTCTACGAGAACGCCGCCCGCGCGGCTTGGGGGCAGACGCTGGCGGAAGGGCAGGCGGAAAGCGGCGCGATCGGAGAGAGCTTCTCAGCGGTCGCGGCGGCAAATCCGTATGCCTGGCTGCGCAAGCCGGTTAGCGCCGAGACGATCGCCAGCGCCACGCCCGAAAACCGCATGGTGAGCTTCCCTTACACCAAGATGATGGTCGCCAATTCCAGCGTGAACATGGGGGCGGCGATCCTCATCACCAGTCTGGCCAAGGCGCGCGAACTGGGGGTGGACGAAAGCCGGATCGTTTATGTCGGCGCCGGCGCGGCGGCGCACGAGCATGACGATTTCCTGCTGCGCGACAGCTATGCGCGCGCCACCAGCCTGGAGACGACGGTGACGTCGGCCCTGGAGCGCAACGGTCTGGAGACGCGCGACATCGATCATGTCGAGCTTTACTCCTGCTTTCCCATCGTGCCCAAGCTGGCCCGCCGGGTGCTTGACTGGCCGCTGGACAAGCCGTGTTCGGTCTATGGCGGCCTGACGTTCGGCGGCGGCCCGATCGGCAACTGCATGATGCACGCCGCGGCGCGCATGGTCGCCAAGCTGCGCGAAGGCGGCGAACACGGGTTAATCGTGGCGAACGGGGGCTATGCGACGCACAGCCATTCGATGGTGTTCAGCCGCAAGCCGGTTCCCGCCGGAACCTTCCCGCAGGACTACAACGTTCAGCCGCAGGCCGATGCCCGGCGGGGCAAGGCGCCGGAGCTGCTGCAGACCTACGATGGTCCCGGCACTATCGAAACCTTCACTATCCCCTTCGACCGGTACGGCAATCCGCGTCACGCCACGATCGTCGGACGGTCTCCTGCCGGTGCGCGGTTCCTGGCGCGGGTGCCGCAGACCGATGCGGAGGCGATCGCCTTTCTGATGTCGGACGAGGGCCAGCCGGTGGGCGCGCAAGGATCGGTCGCCACGGGCGAGGACGGTCTGGCGATCTGGACCATGGCCTGA
- a CDS encoding PAS domain-containing protein, which translates to MDSARDFAVVAVDLEGTIIEWSQGAERIMGWSEAEALGREASLFFTPEDREAGRPALEMREARQHGKANDERWHLRKGGGRFWASGDTSPLTDRSGTHIGYRRTAFSVSDYMDHTASGPAFLECRMVMRTRPFAMEAFATRVRKMTKC; encoded by the coding sequence GTGGACAGCGCCAGAGACTTCGCGGTGGTGGCCGTGGACCTTGAGGGCACGATCATCGAATGGAGTCAGGGTGCCGAACGGATCATGGGATGGAGCGAGGCGGAGGCGCTCGGACGCGAAGCTTCGCTGTTCTTTACCCCGGAAGATCGCGAAGCCGGCCGGCCCGCCCTTGAAATGCGTGAGGCGCGGCAGCACGGCAAGGCGAACGACGAGCGCTGGCACCTGCGCAAGGGCGGCGGAAGGTTCTGGGCAAGCGGGGATACGTCCCCTCTGACGGACAGGTCCGGTACGCACATCGGCTACCGGCGCACCGCTTTCAGCGTTTCGGATTATATGGACCATACCGCGTCTGGTCCGGCATTCCTTGAATGCCGCATGGTGATGCGGACCAGGCCCTTTGCAATGGAAGCGTTCGCAACCAGGGTTCGGAAGATGACCAAATGCTGA